In Thalassospira sp. TSL5-1, one DNA window encodes the following:
- a CDS encoding tripartite tricarboxylate transporter TctB family protein — MTPNRDFYTGLVATAFFALVLFVLIPVYVRVPSFIPGFAPPPDMWPRVIGWVGLVMGVLALVLAVPKMRRQSSEKVTSIGAYLCANRVFIFRFIWMGLGFAIFVYLMPKIGFLTATMALLAFLFIMTGDFSKRAWMIGLTILFPIFLYVIFTEITHTPFPHGKWFSLARLLHLI, encoded by the coding sequence ATGACCCCGAACCGCGATTTTTACACCGGACTGGTGGCAACGGCATTTTTTGCCCTTGTTCTGTTTGTTCTGATCCCGGTTTATGTTCGGGTTCCGTCTTTTATTCCGGGGTTTGCCCCACCCCCTGACATGTGGCCCCGCGTTATTGGCTGGGTCGGCCTTGTCATGGGGGTGCTGGCTCTGGTGCTGGCGGTACCGAAAATGCGCCGCCAATCCAGCGAAAAAGTAACCTCCATTGGTGCCTATTTGTGCGCCAATCGCGTTTTCATTTTCCGCTTTATCTGGATGGGCCTCGGTTTTGCGATTTTTGTCTATCTGATGCCAAAAATCGGTTTTCTGACGGCGACAATGGCTTTGCTGGCCTTCCTGTTCATCATGACCGGCGATTTTTCCAAACGGGCATGGATGATCGGCCTGACCATTCTTTTCCCGATTTTTCTTTATGTGATTTTCACCGAAATCACCCACACCCCCTTCCCGCACGGCAAATGGTTTTCCCTTGCCCGTCTGCTGCACCTGATCTGA
- a CDS encoding LysE family translocator — MIIPYETLLIFIPTALALNMTPGNDMLFCLGQGIKSGPRAGLAASFGISTGSLIHTLLAGLGLAALLAAHPVAFQVLRWAGISYLVWLAIQAFRSKAETLSATETKRGSALRAWREGIMVNLLNPKIIVFVLAFLPQFVDPSRGSVLLQFLILGLILNIGGTIINCLVGAFAGQLGQFLARSARVTRAFQIFTGCVFLTLAAKLAFDRKA, encoded by the coding sequence ATGATCATCCCCTATGAAACATTGCTGATTTTTATCCCTACAGCGCTGGCGCTGAATATGACGCCGGGCAATGACATGCTGTTTTGCCTCGGCCAGGGGATCAAATCCGGGCCACGGGCGGGGTTGGCGGCCAGTTTTGGCATTTCAACAGGGTCGCTTATTCACACACTTCTGGCGGGTCTTGGGTTGGCGGCCCTGCTCGCGGCCCATCCTGTTGCCTTTCAGGTTTTACGCTGGGCTGGCATATCCTATCTGGTGTGGCTGGCAATTCAGGCCTTTCGCAGTAAAGCCGAAACACTTTCCGCCACCGAAACCAAGCGCGGGTCAGCACTCCGGGCCTGGCGAGAAGGCATTATGGTTAATCTGCTCAACCCGAAGATCATTGTCTTTGTACTGGCTTTTCTGCCGCAATTTGTGGATCCATCGCGCGGGTCGGTGTTGTTGCAATTTCTGATCCTGGGGCTGATCCTCAATATCGGCGGTACCATTATCAATTGTCTGGTCGGGGCCTTTGCCGGGCAATTGGGGCAATTTCTGGCGCGCTCCGCCCGCGTTACCCGGGCCTTTCAGATTTTTACCGGCTGTGTGTTTTTAACCCTGGCGGCCAAGCTGGCCTTTGATCGCAAGGCATAG
- a CDS encoding tripartite tricarboxylate transporter permease: protein MWNELLGAFSAVATLPNFIAMAAGIWGGVIIGAIPGMTGTMAVTLALPFTFYLPPVTSLLLLVALYKGSTYGGSISAILIKTPGTASAACTVLDGYPLAREGKGGKALNMALVSSCIGDFISNISLIFLAAPLAMFALRVGPPEYFMLMAFSLTIVASISGRSLLLGIVAACLGLLLATVGEDMYGSFRFALTEDMKSGLGVVPVLIGLFALPEMIKLAVFRPEENTQAMKLGDNRLTLKEFRGSLKSIIRGSFIGVILGAIPGIGPSTAAFFSYSEARRTSKNGDRFGEGELEGIAASESANNGCCGATMIPLLALGVPGDVITGVMLGAFMIHGLTPGPLLFQNNIGEVYSLFIGMLFSSFFLFVAGKLTASGFAKISRIPQQLLLPCIVILCVFGIYSVASSPFDVAVLLVMGIVGFIMMVLNIPAAPFLIAFILGPMFEDNMRRSLAISRGDLGVFFQSWISWAFFALTILFVALTIRREWQKWRSNARATN, encoded by the coding sequence ATGTGGAATGAATTGCTAGGCGCCTTTAGCGCCGTCGCGACACTGCCCAATTTCATCGCCATGGCCGCCGGGATCTGGGGTGGGGTCATTATCGGCGCCATCCCCGGCATGACCGGGACAATGGCTGTTACGCTCGCACTGCCCTTTACCTTTTACCTGCCGCCCGTCACAAGCCTTCTGCTGCTGGTTGCCCTTTACAAGGGCTCAACCTATGGCGGCTCGATTTCGGCCATCCTGATCAAAACGCCGGGCACCGCATCGGCGGCCTGTACCGTGCTGGATGGTTATCCGCTAGCCCGCGAGGGTAAAGGCGGCAAAGCCCTGAACATGGCACTGGTTTCAAGCTGCATTGGCGACTTTATTTCCAACATCTCGCTGATCTTTCTGGCAGCGCCACTGGCAATGTTTGCCCTGCGTGTGGGCCCGCCGGAATATTTCATGCTGATGGCCTTTTCGCTGACCATCGTTGCCAGTATTTCCGGGCGTTCGCTGTTGCTGGGCATTGTTGCGGCCTGCCTGGGCCTGTTGCTGGCAACCGTTGGCGAGGACATGTATGGCTCGTTCCGTTTTGCCCTGACTGAAGATATGAAAAGCGGCCTTGGCGTTGTCCCGGTTCTGATCGGCCTGTTTGCCCTGCCCGAAATGATCAAGCTGGCAGTCTTCCGGCCCGAGGAAAACACCCAGGCGATGAAGCTGGGTGACAACCGGCTGACATTGAAAGAATTTCGCGGCAGCCTGAAATCGATCATCCGCGGCAGCTTTATCGGCGTTATTCTGGGGGCCATTCCAGGCATTGGACCGTCAACCGCTGCCTTCTTTTCCTATAGCGAAGCGCGCCGTACCTCCAAAAATGGTGATCGTTTTGGTGAAGGCGAGCTTGAAGGCATTGCCGCATCGGAATCGGCCAATAATGGCTGCTGTGGGGCGACCATGATCCCGCTTCTCGCCCTTGGCGTACCGGGCGACGTGATCACGGGTGTGATGCTGGGGGCCTTCATGATCCACGGCCTAACCCCTGGCCCGCTTCTGTTCCAGAACAATATCGGCGAGGTTTATTCGCTGTTTATTGGCATGCTGTTTAGCTCGTTCTTCCTGTTTGTGGCCGGTAAACTTACCGCCAGCGGATTTGCCAAGATCTCGCGCATTCCCCAGCAATTGCTGCTGCCCTGCATCGTCATTCTGTGCGTGTTTGGCATTTATTCGGTGGCATCAAGCCCGTTTGACGTCGCCGTGCTGCTGGTGATGGGGATTGTCGGCTTTATCATGATGGTGCTGAACATCCCGGCAGCGCCCTTCCTGATCGCCTTTATCCTCGGCCCGATGTTTGAAGACAATATGCGCCGCTCACTTGCGATTTCGCGCGGTGATCTTGGTGTGTTCTTCCAGTCCTGGATTTCATGGGCCTTCTTTGCCCTGACCATTCTGTTCGTGGCCCTGACCATTCGCCGCGAATGGCAAAAATGGCGCAGCAACGCGCGCGCCACCAATTAA
- a CDS encoding Cache 3/Cache 2 fusion domain-containing protein, translating to MKNSIVFKVTTASVVILIVGILILGGVIMQRVEQQVHDTSLQSQKLNLRVASIIFQNAYPDLKVTIDKSGETTKLVIPAIPDLSSHQMIDKIGLATGETATVFQWVPEKKDFIRVSTNIIKGDGKRAVGTFLGNGSAAYGPVTSGKTFRGEAVILGKEYVTQYTPIFDPVGNVQGILYVGIEKAKVAAVSGAIEMRIAIAGLIVAVLAAILLAVFLRRQLGPFHDLGDTIEQFVDRDFSGEVPHSSRHDEVGIIAKGLMRWRETAQQINAAEEAKLQAERQATKARQDQREALASELDASVGEIIASVRKATQGMVKSARQMSESANHSITQSRNVSNAANSAAENVQTVASATEELSASINNIGGQVDESTSITTNAVEEASRANEMVSGLAVAAERIGEVVNLINEIAAQTNLLALNATIEAARAGEAGKGFAVVAQEVKNLANQTAKATDEIAQQIGSIQNETHLTVEAIEKVTRTISSISGITDGIASAVAEQNAAVNEIASSAQNASSGSTEVVNTIDDVLHAVSDGGTAAGELEHSMTELSGRIETLQSKISAFLVRLRKE from the coding sequence ATGAAAAATAGCATTGTTTTTAAAGTTACAACGGCGTCAGTTGTAATTTTAATTGTGGGTATCCTGATTCTGGGTGGCGTTATTATGCAGCGTGTTGAACAACAGGTGCATGATACCAGCCTTCAATCCCAGAAGCTGAATTTGCGTGTAGCGTCTATTATCTTTCAAAACGCTTATCCTGATTTGAAAGTCACCATTGATAAATCCGGGGAAACCACCAAGCTGGTTATTCCCGCCATTCCTGATCTGTCGTCCCATCAAATGATTGATAAGATCGGCCTGGCAACGGGTGAAACCGCAACCGTGTTTCAGTGGGTGCCAGAGAAAAAGGATTTTATCCGCGTTTCGACCAATATCATCAAGGGGGATGGCAAGCGTGCCGTGGGCACTTTCCTGGGGAATGGCAGTGCGGCTTACGGGCCGGTTACATCGGGTAAAACCTTTCGCGGTGAAGCGGTTATTCTGGGCAAGGAATATGTAACGCAATATACGCCGATTTTTGATCCTGTGGGTAATGTGCAGGGCATTTTGTATGTCGGGATTGAAAAGGCCAAAGTTGCCGCTGTTTCCGGTGCCATTGAAATGCGTATCGCTATTGCCGGGCTGATTGTGGCGGTGCTGGCCGCCATTTTGCTGGCCGTGTTTTTACGCCGTCAGCTTGGTCCGTTCCATGATTTGGGCGATACGATTGAACAGTTTGTCGATCGCGATTTTTCTGGCGAAGTCCCGCATAGCAGCCGTCACGACGAGGTGGGCATTATTGCCAAGGGGCTGATGCGCTGGCGTGAAACCGCACAGCAGATTAATGCGGCCGAAGAAGCCAAATTGCAGGCCGAACGCCAGGCCACAAAAGCCCGTCAGGATCAGCGTGAAGCCCTGGCATCCGAGCTGGATGCGTCGGTTGGTGAAATTATTGCATCGGTTCGCAAGGCAACGCAGGGCATGGTAAAATCGGCCCGGCAAATGAGCGAGTCGGCCAATCATTCTATTACCCAGAGCCGCAATGTCAGCAATGCGGCCAATAGTGCCGCCGAGAATGTTCAGACTGTGGCCTCCGCGACCGAGGAGCTTTCGGCATCCATTAACAATATTGGCGGGCAGGTTGACGAATCGACCTCCATTACCACGAACGCCGTTGAGGAGGCCTCGCGGGCCAATGAAATGGTCAGTGGCCTAGCCGTTGCGGCCGAACGCATTGGCGAAGTGGTAAACCTGATTAACGAGATTGCCGCCCAAACCAATCTTTTGGCCCTGAACGCCACCATCGAGGCCGCCCGCGCTGGCGAGGCGGGCAAAGGCTTTGCCGTTGTGGCCCAGGAAGTAAAAAACCTGGCCAACCAAACCGCCAAGGCCACCGACGAAATTGCCCAGCAGATCGGTTCGATCCAGAACGAAACACATCTGACGGTCGAGGCCATTGAAAAGGTGACGCGCACCATCTCCTCGATCAGCGGCATTACCGATGGTATTGCCTCGGCGGTTGCCGAACAAAATGCCGCCGTGAATGAAATTGCCTCAAGTGCGCAAAATGCTTCAAGCGGATCAACCGAAGTTG
- a CDS encoding M48 family metallopeptidase, whose protein sequence is MTQNIEETEIDLPRLGPVPVRLRSSARASKLKLRIDPGFDGVEVVIPNGISRKAALSMLRQHTDWIEAHLSRLPDRVLFVPGAWVPLLGQEHAIRAVPDAKRGVWAEAGVIWVSGSPEHSNRRVADWLKKQAKLEIAPRAHAYAQEIGKKINRISIKDTRTRWGSCSSGGNLSFSWRLILAPEDVLDYVVAHEVAHLQELNHSARFWKVVEDLYGPSSRQQHWLKRNGSGLHRFGADG, encoded by the coding sequence ATGACACAGAACATCGAAGAAACCGAAATCGACCTGCCGCGCCTGGGGCCCGTTCCCGTGCGTTTGCGCAGCAGTGCGCGCGCATCAAAGCTGAAATTACGGATCGATCCGGGCTTTGATGGCGTCGAAGTCGTGATCCCTAACGGCATATCACGCAAGGCCGCCTTGTCCATGCTGCGCCAGCATACCGACTGGATCGAGGCGCATTTATCGCGCCTGCCCGACCGGGTTTTGTTTGTGCCCGGGGCCTGGGTGCCCCTGTTGGGCCAGGAACATGCCATTCGCGCTGTGCCCGATGCCAAACGCGGCGTTTGGGCCGAAGCCGGGGTGATTTGGGTTTCCGGTTCGCCCGAACACAGCAACCGGCGAGTCGCCGATTGGCTCAAAAAGCAGGCAAAGCTGGAAATCGCCCCGCGCGCCCATGCCTATGCCCAGGAAATTGGCAAGAAAATCAACCGCATCTCGATCAAGGATACCCGTACCCGCTGGGGCAGTTGTTCGTCTGGCGGCAATCTGTCCTTTAGCTGGCGGCTGATCCTCGCCCCCGAAGATGTGCTGGATTATGTCGTGGCCCACGAAGTGGCACATTTGCAGGAACTGAACCACAGCGCCCGCTTCTGGAAAGTGGTTGAAGACCTGTACGGCCCGTCATCGCGCCAGCAACACTGGCTGAAACGCAACGGGTCCGGCCTGCACCGGTTTGGGGCGGATGGCTGA
- the truA gene encoding tRNA pseudouridine(38-40) synthase TruA, which yields MQRYKCTVEYDGRPYHGWQYQDEVISVQQVFETALEKLTGNFVRVYVSGRTDAGVHALGQVVHFDLEKNYPADVVMNAVNHHLKPDPVAIVNAELVDQDFHARFASKKRYYMYRIINRRPPLTFEAGLAWGVYKPLDIPAMNEAAQYLLGTHDFTTFRATECQAKSPIKTLERLEVVAAEGQEIRIYAESRSFLHHQVRNMVGTLVLVGKGSWKPIDVKTALEARQRSAGGPTAPADGLYFVHVDY from the coding sequence ATGCAAAGATACAAATGCACAGTCGAATATGATGGGCGCCCCTATCACGGTTGGCAGTATCAGGATGAAGTCATTTCGGTTCAGCAGGTGTTTGAAACGGCACTGGAAAAGCTGACGGGGAACTTTGTGCGTGTTTACGTTTCCGGGCGGACCGATGCCGGGGTGCATGCCCTGGGCCAGGTTGTGCATTTTGACCTGGAAAAAAACTATCCTGCCGATGTGGTGATGAATGCGGTCAATCATCATCTCAAACCCGACCCGGTTGCCATTGTTAATGCCGAACTGGTCGATCAGGATTTCCACGCCCGCTTTGCCTCGAAAAAGCGGTATTACATGTATCGCATTATCAACCGCCGTCCGCCGCTGACATTCGAGGCGGGCTTGGCCTGGGGGGTCTATAAACCGCTTGATATTCCGGCCATGAACGAAGCCGCCCAATACTTGCTGGGCACGCACGATTTTACGACTTTTCGCGCCACCGAATGCCAGGCCAAAAGCCCGATCAAAACGCTGGAACGGCTGGAAGTTGTGGCGGCCGAAGGCCAGGAAATACGCATTTATGCCGAAAGCCGGTCCTTCCTGCATCATCAGGTGCGCAACATGGTGGGCACATTGGTGCTGGTGGGCAAAGGCAGCTGGAAACCGATTGACGTGAAGACTGCGCTTGAAGCACGCCAGCGCAGTGCAGGCGGCCCAACGGCACCTGCCGACGGGCTGTATTTTGTCCATGTGGATTATTAA
- a CDS encoding tripartite tricarboxylate transporter substrate binding protein encodes MFRHLKKAALGVAALAAATAFATSAQADSYPDKAITLVVPYGAGGASDLAGRALAETARNYTDGQPIVVVNKTGNGGMNGARFVTESDPDGYTLLLSRVGMALYPAVYTDSPVGWDDYTFLGILEATPMILAVNAESDIKTVDDLIAKIKESNGATTYAASGPTAIDGFSVQALLSDAGLDPLSASTLVPYKGGGALAAALLGNHVDFLAISAGSLMPHIQAGKMRALMVYAPKRMTDLPDVPTAKELGYATAAQVGGWSGLYAPKGLPEDVVAKWKDILGKVATNEQWLDLAAKRGSISVIGDEDPSAYVKSQYDLYHGLAKKFGYIQ; translated from the coding sequence ATGTTTCGTCATCTGAAGAAAGCTGCATTGGGTGTTGCAGCCCTTGCAGCTGCAACGGCCTTTGCAACATCGGCACAGGCAGACTCCTATCCCGATAAAGCCATTACGCTGGTCGTTCCTTATGGTGCCGGCGGCGCCTCCGACCTGGCCGGTCGTGCACTGGCAGAAACCGCGCGCAACTACACCGATGGACAGCCCATCGTCGTGGTTAACAAAACCGGCAATGGCGGCATGAACGGTGCCCGCTTTGTCACCGAATCCGATCCCGATGGTTACACCCTGCTGCTGTCGCGCGTGGGTATGGCCCTGTATCCGGCCGTTTACACCGACAGCCCGGTTGGTTGGGATGACTACACCTTCCTGGGTATTCTCGAAGCAACCCCGATGATTTTGGCTGTTAATGCCGAATCCGACATCAAAACGGTTGATGACCTGATCGCCAAGATCAAGGAAAGCAACGGTGCAACCACCTATGCTGCTTCCGGCCCGACCGCGATTGACGGTTTCTCGGTTCAGGCGCTGCTGTCTGATGCCGGCCTTGACCCGCTGAGCGCATCGACCCTGGTGCCTTATAAAGGCGGCGGAGCCCTTGCGGCGGCCCTGCTGGGCAACCATGTTGATTTCCTTGCCATTTCGGCCGGTTCGCTGATGCCCCATATCCAGGCTGGCAAAATGCGTGCGCTGATGGTTTATGCCCCGAAACGCATGACGGACCTGCCCGACGTTCCGACCGCAAAGGAACTGGGTTATGCCACCGCAGCCCAGGTTGGCGGCTGGAGCGGCCTTTACGCCCCCAAAGGCCTGCCGGAAGATGTCGTTGCCAAATGGAAAGACATTCTGGGCAAGGTTGCCACCAACGAACAGTGGCTTGATCTGGCTGCAAAACGCGGTTCCATCTCGGTTATCGGTGATGAAGACCCGTCAGCTTATGTCAAGTCGCAGTACGACCTGTATCACGGTCTGGCCAAGAAATTTGGCTACATCCAATAA
- the argE gene encoding acetylornithine deacetylase — translation MTQTNMSRLHLAIDILGKLVAFDTTSKNSNLGLIKYVQDYLAQYDIETTLFYDETGEKANLLATIGPKDVPGIVLSGHTDVVPALEKGWVSPAFDMTERDGKLFGRGTADMKGFAACVLATVPDLVKQKLAVPFHICLSYDEEVGCLGVGSMVDHLAKIDHPPRLAVIGEPTEMKVINGQKGKYSMRVTVTGTAGHSSFAPHHVNAIEYASRAIALISDVAREFETNGPFDPDFTVPHSTMLTTTISGGTATNVTPDCCEFTFEIRHLPDHDAASVIEQIKSRVSETLETEMKAREADTGFEWEEIFHYPGMGDCTGAESFAFVRNIIDEVSGKVSYGSEGGIFEKQGNIPSIICGPGSIAQAHKRNEFVEISQLDECLAFLEKLGLQAVE, via the coding sequence ATGACACAAACAAACATGTCCCGCCTGCATCTTGCCATTGATATTCTTGGCAAACTGGTGGCGTTCGACACGACCAGCAAAAACTCGAATCTCGGTCTGATCAAGTATGTGCAGGATTATCTGGCACAATACGATATCGAAACGACCCTGTTTTATGACGAAACAGGCGAAAAGGCCAATCTGCTGGCCACCATTGGCCCCAAGGATGTCCCTGGTATTGTTCTTTCCGGGCATACCGATGTCGTCCCGGCACTGGAAAAAGGCTGGGTCAGCCCCGCCTTTGACATGACAGAGCGCGACGGCAAACTATTTGGCCGTGGCACTGCCGATATGAAAGGCTTTGCCGCCTGTGTGCTCGCCACCGTGCCCGACCTGGTCAAACAGAAGCTGGCCGTGCCGTTTCATATTTGCCTGTCTTACGACGAAGAAGTGGGGTGCCTGGGTGTTGGCAGCATGGTGGATCATCTAGCAAAAATCGATCATCCGCCGCGTTTGGCCGTTATTGGCGAGCCGACCGAAATGAAGGTGATTAACGGCCAAAAGGGCAAATATTCCATGCGTGTGACCGTGACGGGCACCGCCGGGCATTCGTCCTTTGCGCCCCATCACGTCAATGCCATTGAATATGCCTCACGCGCCATTGCCCTGATTTCCGATGTCGCCCGCGAATTTGAAACCAATGGCCCGTTTGACCCTGATTTCACCGTGCCACACAGCACCATGCTGACCACCACCATTTCCGGTGGGACAGCAACCAATGTGACGCCGGATTGCTGCGAATTCACCTTTGAAATTCGCCACCTGCCCGACCACGATGCGGCCAGCGTGATCGAACAGATCAAATCCCGCGTAAGCGAAACGCTTGAAACCGAAATGAAAGCCCGCGAAGCCGATACCGGCTTTGAATGGGAAGAAATCTTTCATTATCCAGGCATGGGCGATTGTACCGGGGCCGAGAGCTTTGCCTTTGTGCGTAACATCATCGACGAGGTTTCGGGCAAGGTTTCCTATGGTTCCGAAGGCGGGATCTTTGAAAAGCAGGGTAACATTCCCTCGATCATCTGTGGTCCTGGCTCCATCGCACAAGCCCACAAGCGCAACGAATTTGTCGAGATCTCCCAGCTCGACGAATGCCTGGCTTTCCTGGAAAAGCTGGGTCTTCAGGCGGTTGAATAA
- a CDS encoding argininosuccinate synthase, whose product MSDPVKKVVLAYSGGLDTSIILKWLREQYNCEVVTFTADLGQGEELEPARKKAEMFGVKEIFIEDLREEFVRDYVFPMFRANAHYEGVYLLGTSIARPLIAKRQIEIAEMVGADAVSHGATGKGNDQVRFELGYYALKPDVKVIAPWREWDLNSRTMLLDFAKKHQIPISADKLGGDEPPYSTDANLLHISYEGKALEDPWVKPDEKMFIRTVSPQNAPDEITTIEIEFEQGDPVAINGERMSPATLLTKLNDVAGKNGIGRLDLVENRYVGMKSRGIYETPGGTILATAHRAMESITLDRNAGHLKDELMPRYAEMIYNGYWWSPERQAIQRLIDETQKTVNGTVRLDLYKGNVTVTGRKSPNSIYSEAHVTFEADTVYNQRDAEGFIKLNALRLRLGFDRNSVK is encoded by the coding sequence ATGAGCGATCCGGTTAAGAAGGTGGTGCTTGCCTATTCGGGCGGGCTGGATACCTCCATTATCCTGAAATGGCTGCGCGAACAATATAACTGCGAAGTCGTTACATTTACCGCCGACCTCGGCCAGGGCGAGGAACTGGAACCCGCCCGCAAAAAAGCCGAAATGTTTGGTGTGAAGGAAATTTTCATCGAGGATCTGCGCGAAGAATTCGTGCGCGATTACGTGTTCCCGATGTTCCGCGCCAATGCCCATTATGAAGGTGTTTACCTGCTGGGTACCTCGATTGCGCGTCCGCTGATTGCCAAACGCCAGATCGAAATTGCCGAAATGGTAGGGGCCGACGCGGTGTCGCACGGCGCAACCGGCAAGGGCAACGACCAGGTGCGTTTCGAGTTGGGCTATTACGCCCTGAAGCCGGACGTAAAGGTGATTGCGCCGTGGCGTGAATGGGACCTCAATTCCCGTACCATGCTGCTGGATTTTGCCAAAAAGCACCAGATTCCGATTTCGGCAGACAAGCTGGGTGGTGATGAACCGCCTTATTCAACCGATGCCAACCTGCTGCACATTTCCTATGAAGGCAAGGCACTGGAAGATCCGTGGGTGAAGCCGGATGAAAAAATGTTCATCCGTACCGTTTCGCCGCAGAATGCCCCGGACGAAATCACCACCATCGAAATTGAATTCGAGCAGGGTGATCCGGTTGCCATCAATGGCGAACGCATGAGCCCGGCAACCCTGTTGACCAAGCTGAATGACGTTGCCGGTAAAAACGGCATTGGCCGCCTTGATCTGGTGGAAAACCGTTATGTCGGCATGAAATCGCGCGGCATTTACGAAACCCCGGGCGGCACCATTTTGGCAACGGCACATCGCGCCATGGAATCGATCACGCTGGACCGTAATGCGGGCCACCTGAAAGACGAGCTGATGCCGCGTTACGCCGAAATGATTTATAACGGTTACTGGTGGTCGCCGGAACGTCAGGCGATTCAGCGTCTGATCGACGAAACCCAGAAAACCGTTAACGGCACCGTTCGCCTTGACCTGTATAAGGGCAATGTCACGGTAACGGGTCGCAAGTCGCCGAATTCGATTTATTCGGAAGCCCATGTGACCTTTGAAGCCGACACTGTTTACAACCAGCGCGATGCCGAAGGCTTCATTAAACTGAACGCCCTGCGCCTGCGCCTTGGTTTTGATCGTAACAGCGTTAAATAA
- a CDS encoding LysR family transcriptional regulator, whose protein sequence is MNLRELESFNAFMTYGTVSKAAEAMNISQPMVSRMLANLEKSVGFALFIRKRNQLVATEEAVQFHYTVLRTLNGFRDLESSARAIANQQLGSIRIAAQPIYVDTYLLDVIAKFKAQHPNVSVSITDSGMEGVLEMVTRRDCDLGIGITLDLMDRDVAMTRLAQCRAVCLVPRDHRLAGFETIDIDLLRGEKFVELTIGSPLRTKVDYIFQIAGRLRHIAVEARTVRTISRLVERGVGIAISDPFAALLVDQDRVVARPLTPEIAWDVALFHANRELSNVQRSFLAFLQAEIPHLRAEGCVM, encoded by the coding sequence ATGAACTTGCGCGAGCTGGAAAGTTTTAATGCTTTCATGACCTATGGCACGGTCAGCAAGGCCGCCGAGGCGATGAATATCAGCCAGCCAATGGTCAGCCGCATGCTGGCAAACCTTGAAAAATCAGTAGGTTTTGCTTTGTTTATCCGCAAGCGCAACCAGCTTGTGGCAACCGAGGAAGCCGTGCAGTTCCATTACACGGTCCTGCGTACCTTAAATGGTTTTCGCGATCTTGAAAGCAGTGCGCGTGCCATTGCCAATCAGCAACTCGGCAGCATCCGGATTGCGGCGCAACCCATTTATGTTGATACATATCTTCTGGATGTGATTGCCAAATTCAAGGCACAGCACCCCAATGTTTCGGTCAGTATTACCGATTCTGGTATGGAAGGGGTGCTGGAAATGGTGACACGGCGCGATTGTGACCTGGGCATTGGCATTACCCTGGATTTGATGGACCGGGATGTCGCCATGACCCGCTTGGCGCAATGTCGTGCGGTGTGCCTGGTTCCGCGCGATCACCGGCTGGCCGGGTTTGAAACCATCGATATTGACCTTTTGCGCGGTGAAAAGTTCGTTGAGCTGACTATTGGCAGCCCGCTGCGCACCAAGGTGGATTATATTTTCCAAATCGCCGGGCGGCTGCGTCATATCGCGGTCGAGGCACGCACAGTGCGTACTATTTCCCGGCTGGTGGAACGCGGTGTTGGCATCGCGATCAGCGATCCGTTTGCTGCCCTGCTGGTTGATCAGGACCGGGTTGTGGCCCGGCCCCTGACCCCGGAAATTGCCTGGGATGTGGCCCTGTTTCATGCCAATCGGGAATTATCAAACGTGCAGCGCAGCTTTTTGGCCTTTTTGCAGGCTGAAATTCCGCATTTGCGGGCCGAAGGCTGCGTTATGTAA